A genome region from Natronobeatus ordinarius includes the following:
- the hpt gene encoding hypoxanthine/guanine phosphoribosyltransferase: MEGTLRPLVRSLREAPVVERDDYEYFVHGVTDGIPLVEPDVLRAVADGIRDRVDLEAVDKIVAPESMGIHHATALSLETDVPFVVVRKRAYGFPDEVAVHQETSYGESEMHVNGIDAGDRVLLVDDVFSSGGTIEAVCAALESIGAELVDVVVVLRRVDVDAELPVEVTSLLDVRVEDGEVVVVE, from the coding sequence ATGGAGGGAACTCTCCGCCCGCTCGTCCGGTCGCTGCGCGAGGCGCCGGTGGTCGAACGCGACGACTACGAGTACTTCGTCCACGGCGTCACCGACGGTATCCCGCTGGTCGAACCCGACGTCCTGCGTGCGGTCGCCGACGGCATCCGCGATCGCGTCGATCTCGAGGCCGTCGACAAAATCGTCGCCCCGGAGTCGATGGGCATCCACCACGCGACCGCGCTCTCGCTCGAGACAGACGTGCCGTTCGTCGTCGTCCGCAAGCGCGCCTACGGCTTTCCCGACGAGGTGGCCGTCCACCAGGAGACGAGCTATGGTGAGAGCGAGATGCACGTAAACGGCATCGACGCCGGCGACCGGGTCCTCCTCGTCGACGACGTGTTCTCCTCGGGCGGAACGATCGAGGCCGTCTGCGCCGCCCTCGAGTCGATCGGCGCCGAGCTGGTCGACGTCGTGGTCGTCCTCCGCCGGGTGGACGTCGACGCCGAGTTGCCAGTCGAGGTGACGAGCCTCCTCGACGTGCGCGTCGAGGACGGCGAGGTCGTCGTCGTCGAGTGA
- a CDS encoding class I SAM-dependent methyltransferase: MSPDPYDPERVAKLTSPNAFRYCSGEELRTFLDPAPDWCVADFGSGGGIFTSELAPVVDAVFAVDVRPGLHAAYRDQGVPANVTPITADFTSLPFPDDSLDGGVSVRTYHHGFEPALEEVARVLRPGGRLVIVDWSATGAGERDAHDEDEYRDLATAQSALLEADFRITDAHERRETFVVVGTKR, translated from the coding sequence ATGTCCCCAGACCCATACGACCCGGAGCGGGTGGCGAAACTCACCAGCCCGAACGCCTTTCGGTACTGTTCGGGCGAGGAGCTCCGGACGTTCCTCGATCCCGCCCCCGACTGGTGCGTGGCCGACTTCGGCAGCGGTGGCGGCATCTTCACGAGCGAGCTCGCCCCGGTCGTCGACGCCGTCTTCGCGGTCGACGTCAGGCCGGGCCTCCACGCAGCCTACCGCGACCAGGGGGTGCCGGCGAACGTCACACCAATCACCGCCGACTTTACCTCGCTCCCCTTTCCCGACGACTCCCTCGACGGCGGCGTTTCGGTCCGAACGTATCACCACGGGTTCGAGCCGGCACTCGAGGAGGTCGCTCGCGTCCTCCGGCCGGGTGGCCGCCTCGTGATCGTCGACTGGTCAGCGACGGGTGCCGGGGAGCGCGACGCTCACGACGAGGACGAGTATCGCGACCTCGCGACTGCCCAGTCGGCGCTCCTCGAGGCCGACTTTCGCATCACGGACGCCCACGAGCGCCGTGAGACGTTCGTCGTGGTCGGCACGAAGCGGTAG
- a CDS encoding DUF3267 domain-containing protein, whose protein sequence is MTTTLENHDATTAPEFPPAPDGYAEPYAFEYPTPVLLLGSVLLGIGSTLGFGGLLLLVQRAEVVSALAQVTTDGGTTGYVIDLTALAVPLFVALVVTAVIHELLHGAAFAYYGYDVSYGVVPTMGAFYAAAFSQFHERDELLRVGLAPLVVLTTVCVPLLAAPAPTVAITAAFVLILNTAGSIGDLYAVWYLRRLPRGTITYDVDIRRSYVYEPLEQ, encoded by the coding sequence GTGACGACCACCCTCGAAAACCACGACGCGACGACAGCACCGGAGTTTCCCCCGGCGCCGGACGGCTACGCCGAGCCGTACGCGTTCGAGTATCCGACGCCCGTCTTGCTGCTCGGGTCGGTGCTCCTGGGGATCGGATCAACGCTCGGTTTCGGCGGCCTCTTGCTACTGGTCCAGAGAGCGGAGGTGGTCTCTGCGCTCGCCCAGGTGACGACCGACGGGGGGACGACGGGCTACGTGATCGACCTGACTGCCCTCGCCGTACCCCTGTTCGTCGCGTTGGTCGTGACGGCCGTCATCCACGAACTGCTCCATGGCGCCGCCTTCGCCTACTACGGATACGACGTCTCCTACGGTGTCGTCCCCACGATGGGGGCGTTCTATGCGGCGGCCTTCAGCCAGTTCCATGAGCGGGACGAACTGCTTCGCGTCGGCCTGGCGCCGCTCGTCGTCCTCACGACCGTCTGCGTTCCGTTACTGGCCGCTCCGGCTCCAACCGTTGCGATCACAGCGGCGTTCGTGTTGATTCTGAACACGGCTGGCTCGATCGGCGATCTCTACGCCGTGTGGTACCTCCGGCGACTGCCTCGAGGAACGATCACCTACGACGTCGACATCCGCCGCTCGTACGTCTACGAACCGCTCGAGCAGTAG
- a CDS encoding DUF192 domain-containing protein gives MRLVLDPDGDAEVLASEVDTADSILAQTRGLMFRRSIPDDYALAFRFRRAKTRDVHMLFVPFSIDVVWIVDDRVRRIERLRPWIGYAREKCDLLVELPAGAADGLSVGDELVLEE, from the coding sequence GTGCGACTGGTCTTGGATCCGGACGGCGACGCCGAGGTGCTGGCGAGCGAGGTCGACACCGCCGACTCGATCCTCGCGCAAACTCGGGGGCTAATGTTTCGACGGTCGATTCCCGACGACTACGCGCTCGCGTTTCGATTTCGACGGGCGAAGACCCGTGACGTCCACATGCTGTTCGTCCCCTTTTCGATCGACGTCGTCTGGATTGTCGACGATCGGGTCCGACGGATCGAACGGCTCCGGCCCTGGATCGGCTACGCCCGGGAGAAGTGCGACCTGCTCGTCGAACTCCCCGCCGGCGCGGCCGATGGACTCTCGGTGGGCGACGAACTCGTCCTCGAGGAGTGA
- a CDS encoding histone acetyltransferase, with translation MIEWFDFDDPEYDALPVYILDENLTLLDGHTRAFVAYLGNVDSLRIQELDDSDVEELNLELYRECIDWCQEEGVTDLSDLVGRVVSHTTYETKWIDRCHSSEYYE, from the coding sequence GTGATAGAGTGGTTTGACTTCGACGACCCCGAATATGACGCTCTCCCGGTATATATCCTCGATGAAAACCTGACCCTCTTAGATGGGCATACGCGTGCGTTTGTCGCATATCTTGGTAATGTGGATTCGCTACGAATCCAAGAACTGGATGACTCCGACGTGGAAGAGTTGAATCTTGAGTTGTACCGGGAGTGCATTGACTGGTGCCAAGAGGAGGGTGTGACCGACCTTTCTGACCTCGTAGGCCGAGTAGTGAGCCACACGACCTATGAAACGAAATGGATCGACCGATGTCATTCCTCCGAATACTACGAATAG
- a CDS encoding transposase produces MQDAGLTQTLSFGLTIQTGSPDNLYKGCLEARRVRNEVNRLDREGWDWDDIHDTVVDNANLVKNTTQLLVQKALGEIETYHDHKDNEWGRPFPYIDETYPMRMNHNEGYALTVDDSGDVRFRVSYKPYNHVKGVLRGSPNHLERVKNALNSDSWRVGVAELVYKHDEWRVHVTVTHKTRTVASPDYAETVVGVDINEDCVALTALNRATGDVLDSVVIEYPDIKRVRHEFFTKRKRMQKVGQSAFENVVQTEEQDFVHDQLHKVSRDVTRWVSQFNEPVIVFEDLKDMRDSIDYGTRMNRRLHSLPFAALRDMVTYKAAWGGIPSDDVDPAYTSQRCPRTECLHTERANRRWKRFKCMECDFQDHADRKAAVCVAQEWFHEQNENVPSLETLPSVRKVRRTASGLCEEADSHGAVFASGVYRHGKSARDSQSQAREELKTVAPTTG; encoded by the coding sequence ATGCAAGATGCAGGACTGACCCAGACGCTTTCTTTTGGATTAACCATCCAAACGGGTAGTCCTGACAACTTGTACAAAGGGTGTCTCGAAGCCCGACGAGTTCGCAACGAAGTCAACCGCCTCGACCGTGAGGGATGGGACTGGGACGACATCCACGACACCGTAGTGGATAACGCCAACCTCGTGAAAAACACGACTCAACTCCTCGTCCAGAAAGCACTGGGTGAGATAGAGACGTACCACGACCACAAAGACAACGAGTGGGGCCGACCGTTTCCCTACATTGACGAGACGTATCCAATGCGGATGAATCACAACGAAGGATACGCCCTCACTGTAGATGATTCGGGAGATGTTCGCTTCAGAGTCAGTTACAAACCGTACAACCACGTCAAAGGCGTACTTCGCGGTAGTCCCAACCACCTCGAACGAGTCAAGAACGCTCTTAACTCTGACTCGTGGAGAGTGGGCGTAGCTGAACTCGTGTATAAACACGACGAATGGCGAGTACACGTCACAGTCACCCACAAGACACGCACCGTAGCGTCTCCAGACTACGCAGAGACAGTAGTTGGTGTGGACATTAACGAGGACTGCGTGGCACTCACCGCGCTGAATAGAGCTACTGGTGACGTACTCGATTCAGTCGTCATCGAGTACCCCGACATCAAACGAGTTCGCCACGAGTTTTTCACCAAACGGAAGCGGATGCAGAAAGTCGGACAATCCGCGTTCGAGAACGTGGTCCAAACCGAAGAACAAGACTTCGTTCACGACCAACTCCATAAAGTATCGCGCGACGTAACACGATGGGTTTCGCAATTCAACGAACCGGTAATCGTCTTTGAAGACCTCAAAGACATGCGAGACTCAATCGATTACGGCACGCGAATGAACCGGCGCTTGCACTCCTTGCCGTTCGCCGCACTCCGAGATATGGTGACGTACAAAGCCGCTTGGGGTGGAATCCCCTCAGACGATGTTGACCCGGCGTACACGAGTCAACGCTGTCCGCGAACGGAATGCTTGCACACCGAGCGAGCGAATCGGCGTTGGAAGCGGTTCAAATGTATGGAGTGCGACTTCCAAGACCACGCTGACCGGAAAGCAGCGGTTTGTGTGGCGCAAGAATGGTTCCACGAGCAGAATGAGAATGTGCCGTCTCTCGAAACCCTTCCAAGTGTTCGGAAGGTGAGACGGACGGCATCGGGCCTGTGTGAAGAGGCCGACTCTCACGGAGCAGTTTTCGCTTCGGGTGTTTACCGACACGGAAAGTCGGCGCGAGACTCGCAGAGTCAAGCGCGAGAGGAATTAAAGACCGTTGCCCCGACTACAGGGTAG
- a CDS encoding GNAT family protein produces the protein MNRCKCSDLSAFTHGSGDPWYSALTADRFEEQNSGVALLICREEAVGRVRLVDVDKNWGNAELTCYVAPESQRQGVATEACRLVIDYGFDYLPINKITARIFDSNQSSRGLADKLGFAHEGTLQDHVFHEGQYLDLHCYGLLEEDWRSNE, from the coding sequence GTGAATCGTTGTAAGTGTAGTGATTTGTCGGCATTCACCCACGGGTCAGGTGACCCGTGGTACTCTGCCTTGACCGCTGATAGATTTGAGGAACAGAATTCAGGAGTCGCGTTGCTCATCTGCCGTGAAGAGGCGGTAGGCCGAGTTCGGCTCGTAGACGTTGACAAGAACTGGGGTAACGCTGAACTCACCTGCTATGTGGCTCCTGAATCCCAACGGCAAGGGGTAGCCACCGAGGCCTGCCGGTTGGTGATTGATTATGGATTCGACTACCTACCGATTAACAAAATCACAGCTCGAATCTTCGATTCCAACCAATCCTCGCGTGGGCTGGCCGACAAACTTGGATTCGCTCACGAGGGGACTCTTCAAGATCACGTCTTCCATGAGGGGCAATACCTTGACCTCCACTGTTATGGACTTTTAGAGGAAGACTGGCGGTCAAACGAATAG
- a CDS encoding transposase, producing the protein MADDGGLNGSWEMADPSGAKENLVAGTNLQKNSDENAYGEQPDVKVATLGDPIPIEDQLRDALQRGLSPREAVGRIGVLRTTRFELDVDGLARDLTDAEAQRLILGQELTDTPSYRLEEQMDDHAVHEEMHVSERVSERTIDNIRDRIPDEKLARFETATENVARWAEDESVEMADLRDAPDPEAMADGMDAPELVKLTRAMKTTGYACIQLGRTDPYYDKWEVFKPYELASHHNIHPNNARDSLRQKPYYWARKTPTSKALWNQVRESSRGHFRGMFICAFEQYLDLLDRYNLLPDRPDLAVDLTGWPWFGKIDDEDTPDEEREQPGAVEGTKPGRNYSHSWQFATVSLVGTPVPMTFAARSVERRNRRAYHLNQLLNYSEAKFDIGRVFLDKDFYTEKIKDELKERDQDFVITAPRNMGAFEDLIMGTELREDSWNSQPYEIGIGASDDADHYLFVNPSEKRLKRADTGLEDPKNWEAFYTNIDPETVDGGGAALAADYRLRWGIETAYRMLKHDFMPKSATPMRNQRVFLFNWAILLNNMWMGANVLAAANERDYVPHEADEPLQVKDDQGNYEYTANEFMTALVDDLHPTDIGEVADLSEKSDILANASGLDLIT; encoded by the coding sequence ATGGCGGACGATGGCGGGCTCAACGGCTCGTGGGAAATGGCCGACCCGTCCGGCGCTAAAGAGAACCTCGTAGCGGGAACGAACCTCCAGAAGAATTCTGACGAGAACGCCTACGGCGAACAGCCCGACGTCAAGGTCGCCACACTCGGTGACCCGATACCGATTGAAGACCAGCTACGTGACGCTCTCCAGCGCGGCCTCTCCCCACGAGAGGCCGTCGGTCGCATCGGGGTGCTCCGCACCACGCGGTTCGAACTCGACGTCGACGGGCTCGCCCGTGATCTCACCGACGCCGAAGCCCAACGCCTAATTCTCGGCCAAGAACTCACCGACACGCCGTCCTACAGGCTCGAAGAGCAGATGGATGACCACGCGGTCCACGAGGAGATGCACGTCTCCGAGCGCGTCAGCGAGCGCACCATCGACAACATCCGCGACCGCATCCCCGACGAGAAACTCGCACGCTTCGAAACCGCGACGGAGAACGTCGCGCGGTGGGCCGAAGACGAGAGTGTCGAGATGGCCGATCTCCGTGACGCGCCCGACCCGGAGGCCATGGCCGACGGGATGGACGCACCGGAACTCGTGAAGCTCACGCGGGCGATGAAGACGACTGGCTACGCCTGCATCCAACTCGGTCGCACGGACCCGTACTACGACAAGTGGGAGGTGTTCAAGCCGTACGAACTCGCGTCCCACCACAACATCCATCCGAACAACGCCCGGGACAGTCTCCGGCAGAAACCGTACTACTGGGCGCGGAAGACGCCGACTTCGAAGGCGCTCTGGAATCAGGTGCGCGAGTCCTCACGCGGCCACTTTCGGGGGATGTTCATCTGCGCCTTCGAGCAGTACCTGGACCTGCTCGACCGCTACAATCTGCTCCCCGACCGCCCCGATCTCGCCGTAGACCTCACCGGGTGGCCGTGGTTCGGGAAAATCGACGACGAAGACACGCCGGACGAAGAACGCGAACAGCCCGGTGCCGTCGAAGGGACGAAGCCCGGGCGGAACTACTCGCACTCGTGGCAGTTCGCCACCGTTTCGCTCGTGGGAACGCCGGTGCCGATGACGTTCGCCGCGCGGTCGGTCGAACGGCGGAACCGGCGGGCCTACCACCTGAATCAGCTTCTCAACTACTCGGAAGCGAAGTTCGACATCGGGCGTGTGTTTCTCGACAAGGACTTCTACACCGAGAAGATCAAGGACGAGCTGAAGGAGCGCGACCAGGACTTCGTCATCACCGCGCCCCGGAACATGGGCGCGTTCGAGGACCTCATCATGGGCACGGAACTCCGTGAAGACTCGTGGAACTCTCAGCCCTACGAAATCGGCATTGGCGCGTCCGACGACGCCGACCACTATCTGTTCGTGAACCCGTCGGAGAAGCGGCTGAAGCGGGCCGACACCGGCCTCGAAGACCCGAAGAACTGGGAAGCGTTCTACACGAACATCGACCCAGAGACCGTCGATGGTGGCGGCGCGGCGCTGGCCGCCGACTACCGTCTCCGCTGGGGTATCGAAACGGCGTATCGGATGCTGAAACACGACTTCATGCCGAAATCAGCGACGCCGATGCGGAACCAGCGGGTGTTCCTGTTCAACTGGGCGATCCTCCTGAACAACATGTGGATGGGGGCGAACGTGCTCGCGGCGGCGAACGAGCGTGACTACGTCCCGCATGAGGCGGACGAACCTTTGCAGGTAAAGGACGACCAGGGCAACTACGAGTACACGGCGAACGAATTCATGACCGCGCTCGTCGATGACCTCCACCCGACCGACATCGGTGAAGTGGCAGACCTCTCAGAAAAGAGTGACATCTTAGCGAACGCCAGCGGCCTCGATCTGATCACCTGA
- a CDS encoding HalOD1 output domain-containing protein — MPQDDALCVNVARKIAAHENEPVETLDPPLYDVIDLEVLEQLFQPVGPRSAVDAVFSFQYRDYTVTVDGSERVTVVERDGTSATSRPRRRRTVGSLE; from the coding sequence ATGCCACAGGACGACGCACTCTGTGTGAACGTTGCACGGAAGATCGCAGCGCACGAGAACGAACCCGTCGAAACGCTCGATCCGCCACTGTACGACGTTATCGACCTGGAGGTACTCGAGCAACTGTTTCAGCCGGTCGGGCCGCGCTCGGCTGTGGACGCGGTATTCTCGTTTCAGTACCGTGACTACACGGTCACCGTCGACGGCTCGGAGCGGGTGACGGTGGTAGAACGCGACGGCACGTCTGCTACCAGCCGGCCCAGGCGCCGTCGAACAGTCGGATCGCTCGAGTAG